One genomic region from Conexibacter woesei DSM 14684 encodes:
- the mltG gene encoding endolytic transglycosylase MltG produces the protein MSRRGGDRTPEERERARRERERRRYERAGEPVPEHLLEPEERAAAAPPEPVAPEPEPFEAEPEPFEAEPDPVDAEPFAHEPAPVEPEPVAYEPPPVEPVGPEPAAYEPPLEPVEPEPAAPVEPPAAERGQSHDPQETVQWDVSQAWADEHPPHADVAAPAAAAHATQAHDHEHAAAVEQPPQAEPPPAHDPQATQAHDVQADWGAEWTDEHAAVEQPSEEHEAPLGTKRISGKDRMHLPHIHRPTRGERTGKGRGVRVKRPGETFGGGPRTRRSVGGRIFAGLFVLLGIALVWFLVSLFQPFGGGGDGSGRVAVTIPEGASAGDIGKLLANRGVVDSGFFFGLRATVSGERSNLKSGRYTLREDMSYGAALDALTSEPEVRRVATVSVSIPEGRSRRETARIARQSGLRGDYFTASRRSRQLDPRRYGAPAGATLEGFLFPATYELRRGARVQRLVDDQLRAFKQNFAGINLRFARSKQLTAYDVLTIASMVEREVSVARERPLVAAVIYNRLRDSIPLGIDATLRFEQNDWVNPLRQSVLDADTPYNTRRKLGLPPGPIGSPGLASIRAAANPARSDALYYVVRPGTCGEHAFAPSYEQHLQNVQRYEQARQAAGGRSPTRC, from the coding sequence ATGAGCCGACGCGGTGGAGATCGCACGCCTGAGGAGCGCGAGCGCGCACGTCGCGAGCGCGAGCGGCGCCGCTACGAGCGCGCCGGCGAGCCCGTGCCCGAGCACCTGCTCGAGCCCGAGGAGCGCGCGGCCGCCGCGCCGCCTGAGCCGGTCGCACCGGAGCCTGAGCCGTTCGAAGCGGAGCCTGAGCCGTTCGAAGCGGAGCCCGATCCGGTCGACGCGGAGCCGTTCGCACACGAGCCGGCGCCGGTCGAGCCGGAGCCCGTCGCCTACGAGCCGCCGCCGGTCGAGCCCGTCGGTCCGGAGCCGGCCGCCTATGAGCCGCCGCTCGAGCCGGTCGAGCCGGAGCCGGCCGCGCCCGTCGAGCCGCCCGCGGCGGAGCGGGGACAGTCGCACGATCCCCAGGAGACGGTCCAGTGGGACGTCAGCCAGGCGTGGGCCGACGAGCACCCGCCGCACGCCGACGTCGCCGCTCCCGCGGCCGCAGCGCACGCGACCCAGGCGCACGATCACGAGCACGCCGCCGCGGTCGAGCAGCCGCCGCAGGCCGAGCCGCCGCCCGCGCACGACCCGCAGGCGACCCAGGCGCACGACGTGCAGGCCGACTGGGGCGCGGAGTGGACCGACGAGCACGCGGCTGTCGAGCAGCCGTCGGAGGAGCATGAGGCGCCACTCGGCACCAAGCGCATCAGCGGCAAGGACAGGATGCACCTGCCGCACATCCACCGGCCGACGCGCGGCGAGCGGACCGGGAAGGGTCGCGGCGTGCGCGTGAAGCGGCCGGGGGAGACGTTCGGCGGCGGCCCGCGCACGCGGCGCAGCGTCGGCGGGCGGATCTTCGCAGGCTTGTTCGTGCTGCTCGGGATCGCGCTCGTGTGGTTCCTCGTCTCGCTGTTCCAGCCGTTCGGCGGCGGGGGCGACGGCAGCGGCAGAGTCGCCGTCACGATCCCGGAGGGCGCGAGCGCCGGTGACATCGGCAAGCTGCTGGCTAACAGAGGCGTCGTCGACTCCGGCTTCTTCTTCGGCCTGCGGGCGACCGTCTCCGGCGAGCGCAGCAACCTCAAGTCCGGCAGATACACGCTCAGAGAGGACATGAGCTACGGCGCGGCGCTCGACGCGCTGACGTCTGAGCCGGAGGTCAGAAGAGTCGCGACCGTCAGCGTCTCGATACCGGAGGGCCGCAGCCGTCGCGAGACGGCGAGAATCGCCAGGCAGTCCGGCCTCAGGGGCGACTACTTCACCGCCTCGCGCAGATCGCGCCAGCTCGACCCGCGCAGATACGGCGCGCCGGCCGGCGCGACGCTGGAGGGCTTCCTGTTTCCGGCGACATACGAGCTGAGACGCGGCGCGAGAGTCCAGCGGCTCGTCGACGACCAGCTGAGAGCGTTCAAGCAGAACTTCGCCGGGATCAACCTCAGATTCGCCAGAAGCAAGCAGCTGACCGCCTACGACGTGCTGACGATCGCCTCGATGGTCGAGCGCGAGGTCAGCGTCGCGAGAGAGCGGCCGCTCGTCGCCGCCGTGATCTACAACCGCCTGCGCGACTCGATCCCGCTTGGGATCGACGCGACGCTGCGGTTCGAGCAGAACGACTGGGTCAACCCGCTGCGCCAGTCGGTGCTCGACGCCGACACGCCGTACAACACCCGCCGCAAGCTCGGCCTGCCGCCCGGGCCGATCGGCAGCCCCGGCCTCGCGTCGATCAGAGCGGCGGCGAACCCGGCCAGAAGCGACGCGCTCTACTACGTCGTCAGACCGGGGACGTGCGGCGAGCACGCGTTCGCGCCGTCCTACGAGCAGCACCTGCAGAACGTCCAGCGCTACGAGCAGGCGCGGCAGGCCGCCGGCGGGAGATCGCCGACGAGATGCTGA
- a CDS encoding SRPBCC family protein, protein MKFENAFAVQAPIEEVWATLLDVERVAPCMPGAQVLERVGDDAYRVAVKVRVGPISMTYRGELQVVERDDTAHVAAMRVKAKEARGQGTADATVRTALVEQPDGTHATIETDVLLAGKVAAMGRGVVTDVSARLVETFAGNLAAMLEGAAAAEEPAAAVTEPGGAARRAERAAGAEPAVEESLPIGKLAAGAIAARLRDPVTLLAAAGALALIGLGIAFAIRKGR, encoded by the coding sequence ATGAAGTTCGAGAACGCGTTCGCAGTCCAGGCCCCGATCGAGGAGGTTTGGGCCACGCTGCTGGACGTCGAGCGCGTCGCCCCCTGCATGCCGGGCGCGCAGGTCCTGGAGCGCGTCGGCGACGACGCGTACAGAGTCGCCGTCAAAGTGCGGGTCGGTCCGATCTCGATGACGTACAGAGGCGAGCTGCAGGTCGTCGAGCGCGACGACACCGCGCACGTCGCGGCGATGCGCGTGAAAGCGAAGGAGGCGCGCGGCCAGGGCACCGCGGACGCGACCGTGCGGACGGCGTTGGTGGAGCAGCCGGACGGCACGCACGCCACGATCGAAACGGATGTGCTGCTCGCCGGCAAGGTCGCGGCTATGGGCCGGGGCGTGGTCACCGACGTCTCGGCGCGGCTGGTCGAGACGTTCGCCGGCAACCTCGCGGCGATGCTCGAGGGGGCGGCTGCTGCCGAGGAGCCGGCGGCGGCGGTGACAGAGCCGGGCGGAGCCGCGCGGCGGGCGGAGCGCGCCGCGGGTGCCGAGCCGGCGGTCGAGGAGAGCCTGCCGATCGGCAAGCTCGCCGCCGGCGCGATCGCCGCGCGCCTCCGCGATCCGGTGACGCTGCTGGCCGCGGCGGGGGCGCTCGCGCTGATCGGCCTGGGAATCGCGTTCGCAATCAGGAAGGGGAGGTGA
- a CDS encoding vWA domain-containing protein yields MSERVDLPAFAAAFGRAVHDAGIPSPPERAVRFAQALALAPPARRGSLYWTARTVFVSSREQLETFDRVFARVFGGIADPAQARGDPNAPPPPGAQAGPRPARTQAALPEAPPEGGAAPRSSFGDLREPRRDGDDAERRERNVQLAAASAEERLAERDFGQLTPDELRALWRLMRELALAPPLRRSRRARRDRHGGRLDVRATLRASRRTGGDPARRIMRRRVLRRRRLVLLCDISGSMEPYSRAFLQFLHAAVGGTDAEAFVFATRLTRLTRALQGRQPELAIERATAVAHDWAGGTRIGETLRRFNDSYGRRGMARGAVVVIVSDGWERGDPALVAEQMERLHRLAHRVVWVNPHKASRDFAPLAGGMAAALPWCDAFVSGHNLSALSAVAEAISTSRRSTR; encoded by the coding sequence ATGAGTGAGCGCGTCGACCTGCCGGCGTTCGCAGCCGCGTTCGGCCGGGCGGTCCACGACGCCGGGATCCCGTCGCCGCCCGAGCGGGCGGTCCGCTTTGCGCAGGCGCTCGCGCTCGCGCCGCCGGCGCGCCGCGGCAGCCTCTACTGGACCGCGCGCACCGTCTTCGTCTCCTCGCGCGAGCAGCTCGAGACGTTCGACCGCGTCTTCGCGCGGGTGTTCGGCGGGATCGCGGACCCGGCGCAGGCGCGCGGCGATCCGAACGCGCCGCCGCCGCCCGGCGCCCAGGCCGGGCCGCGACCGGCGCGCACGCAGGCCGCGCTGCCAGAGGCCCCGCCTGAGGGTGGCGCGGCGCCGCGTTCCTCCTTCGGCGACCTGCGTGAGCCGCGCCGCGACGGCGACGACGCCGAGCGGCGCGAGCGCAACGTGCAGCTCGCCGCCGCGAGCGCCGAGGAGCGGCTCGCCGAGCGCGACTTCGGGCAGCTGACGCCCGACGAGCTGCGCGCGCTGTGGCGGCTGATGCGCGAGCTGGCGCTGGCGCCGCCCCTCCGTCGCTCGCGCCGCGCCCGCCGCGACCGTCACGGCGGGCGGCTCGACGTGCGTGCGACGCTGCGCGCGAGCCGCCGGACCGGTGGCGACCCCGCCCGCCGGATCATGCGCAGACGGGTGCTGCGCCGCCGCCGGCTGGTGCTGCTGTGCGACATCTCCGGCTCGATGGAGCCGTACTCGCGCGCCTTCCTGCAGTTCTTGCACGCCGCGGTCGGCGGGACCGACGCGGAGGCGTTCGTCTTCGCGACGCGACTGACCCGGCTGACGCGCGCGCTCCAGGGCCGCCAGCCGGAGCTTGCGATCGAGCGCGCGACGGCGGTGGCGCACGACTGGGCCGGCGGGACGCGGATCGGCGAGACGCTACGGCGCTTCAACGACAGCTATGGCCGGCGCGGGATGGCGCGCGGCGCCGTCGTCGTGATCGTCTCTGACGGCTGGGAACGCGGCGACCCCGCGCTCGTCGCCGAGCAGATGGAGCGGCTGCACCGGCTCGCGCACCGCGTCGTGTGGGTCAACCCGCACAAGGCGAGCCGTGACTTCGCACCGCTCGCGGGCGGGATGGCGGCGGCGCTGCCGTGGTGTGACGCCTTCGTCAGCGGGCACAACCTGAGTGCGCTCTCGGCGGTGGCCGAGGCGATCTCGACCTCTCGGAGGAGCACGCGATGA
- a CDS encoding XdhC family protein produces MIAGSLARAAQRMRAGGEPFVHATVVRAQHPTSVHAGDAALVHADGTIEGFVGGHCAQASVRLHAARVLETGEPLLLRIVPEAVADVEESIGGIVVEHNHCLSGGAFEIFLEPWRPAPRMVVVGDAPTARALAELARAAGWEAALVAADAVARPQPRDEAFVVASHGEGEERALCTALTEGVPYVGLVASRRRGEAVRAALDVPDELRARLHVPAGLAIGARTPGEVAIAILAQLIAERQVYPGAAEPEVAGAER; encoded by the coding sequence ATGATCGCCGGGTCGCTCGCCCGCGCCGCACAGCGCATGCGCGCCGGCGGCGAGCCGTTCGTCCACGCGACCGTCGTGCGCGCGCAGCACCCGACGAGCGTGCATGCCGGCGACGCCGCGCTCGTGCACGCCGACGGGACGATCGAGGGCTTCGTCGGCGGCCACTGCGCGCAGGCGTCCGTGCGGCTGCACGCCGCGCGCGTGTTGGAGACGGGCGAGCCGCTGCTGCTGCGGATCGTGCCCGAGGCGGTCGCCGACGTGGAGGAGTCGATCGGCGGCATCGTCGTGGAGCACAACCACTGCCTCTCGGGCGGCGCCTTCGAGATCTTCCTGGAGCCGTGGCGGCCCGCGCCGCGGATGGTCGTCGTCGGCGACGCGCCGACGGCGCGGGCGCTCGCCGAGCTGGCGCGCGCGGCGGGGTGGGAAGCGGCGCTCGTGGCCGCCGACGCCGTCGCGCGGCCACAGCCCCGCGACGAGGCGTTCGTCGTCGCCTCGCACGGCGAGGGCGAGGAGCGCGCGCTGTGCACGGCGCTGACGGAGGGCGTGCCGTACGTCGGGCTCGTCGCGAGCCGCCGGCGCGGCGAGGCTGTGCGTGCCGCGCTCGACGTCCCGGACGAGCTGCGGGCGCGCCTGCACGTTCCGGCCGGCCTGGCGATCGGCGCGCGGACGCCGGGCGAGGTCGCGATCGCGATCCTCGCGCAGCTGATCGCCGAGCGGCAGGTGTATCCCGGCGCGGCGGAGCCGGAGGTGGCAGGTGCAGAGCGGTAG
- a CDS encoding AAA family ATPase, which produces MSGAAHRGAEDTVRAAVPDVETLLARLDAVDYLADEGLATALFFALRMPQPLLLEGEAGVGKTEAAKALAALLRTPLIRLQCYEGIDAAEALYEWNYPRQLLRIRLAESEGEAVSEERLFSEDYLIRRPLLQAIVHPGPLPAVLLIDELDRADDDFEAFLLELLAEATITIPELGTVRATHPPAVVLTSNRTRDLHDALKRRCLYHWIDYPSAEREVEIVRRRVPEAARELAVDVATAVRRLRGGELQKPPGIAEAIDWVAALRLLGVMRLDPVAAERTLGAVLKYREDQQLVRERGLDRLAAGAADE; this is translated from the coding sequence GTGAGCGGCGCCGCGCACCGCGGCGCCGAGGACACCGTCCGCGCCGCCGTGCCGGACGTCGAGACGCTCCTCGCGCGCCTCGACGCAGTCGACTACCTCGCCGACGAGGGGCTCGCGACCGCGCTCTTCTTCGCGCTGCGGATGCCGCAGCCGCTGCTGCTGGAGGGTGAGGCGGGCGTCGGGAAGACCGAGGCCGCGAAGGCGCTCGCGGCGCTGCTGCGGACGCCCCTGATCCGGCTGCAGTGCTACGAAGGGATCGACGCCGCGGAGGCGCTCTACGAGTGGAACTACCCGCGTCAGCTGCTGCGGATCCGGCTCGCGGAGAGCGAGGGCGAGGCGGTCTCGGAGGAGCGCCTGTTCTCGGAGGACTACCTGATCCGCCGCCCGCTGCTGCAGGCGATCGTGCACCCTGGGCCACTGCCCGCCGTGTTGCTGATCGACGAGCTCGACCGCGCCGACGACGACTTCGAGGCGTTCCTGCTCGAGCTGCTCGCCGAGGCGACGATCACGATCCCCGAGCTGGGCACGGTCCGCGCGACCCACCCGCCGGCAGTGGTCCTCACCTCCAACCGCACACGCGACCTGCACGACGCGCTCAAGCGGCGCTGCCTCTATCACTGGATCGACTACCCGAGCGCGGAGCGCGAGGTCGAGATCGTCCGCCGCCGCGTGCCCGAGGCCGCGCGCGAGCTGGCAGTCGACGTCGCCACGGCGGTCCGCCGCCTGCGCGGCGGCGAGCTGCAGAAGCCGCCCGGGATCGCCGAGGCGATCGACTGGGTCGCCGCGCTGCGGCTACTCGGCGTGATGCGGCTCGACCCGGTCGCCGCCGAGCGGACGCTGGGAGCGGTCCTGAAGTACCGCGAGGATCAGCAGCTCGTGCGCGAACGCGGCCTTGACCGGCTCGCCGCGGGCGCGGCCGATGAGTGA
- a CDS encoding nucleotidyltransferase family protein has product MQSGRARLAGLVLAAGGSSRLGRPKQLLPYGGATLLDHALATARACRFDQLICVLGGAVDAVRATVDLGGVEVVENRAFGTGCSSSIAAALGAVDEGCELLVLLLGDQPGVTPATVAALLAGRDDAPLSACRYDDGRGHPLAFARETFGELATLHGDKAVWKLLDRRAPEVVDVPVPGRVPLDVDTWRDYADVLLAQRTRVAS; this is encoded by the coding sequence GTGCAGAGCGGTAGAGCCCGCCTCGCCGGGCTCGTGCTCGCGGCCGGCGGATCGAGCCGGCTCGGGCGACCCAAGCAGCTGCTGCCGTACGGCGGCGCGACGCTGCTCGACCACGCGCTCGCGACCGCCCGCGCGTGCCGCTTCGATCAGCTGATCTGCGTGCTCGGCGGCGCGGTCGACGCGGTCCGCGCGACGGTCGACCTCGGCGGCGTCGAGGTCGTCGAGAACCGCGCGTTCGGCACCGGCTGCTCCTCGTCGATCGCGGCCGCGCTCGGTGCGGTCGACGAGGGCTGCGAGCTGCTCGTGCTGCTGCTCGGCGACCAGCCGGGCGTGACGCCCGCGACCGTCGCCGCGCTGCTGGCCGGTCGCGACGACGCTCCGCTCAGCGCGTGCCGCTACGACGACGGCCGCGGCCACCCGCTCGCGTTCGCGCGCGAGACGTTCGGCGAGCTGGCCACGCTGCACGGCGACAAGGCCGTCTGGAAGCTGCTCGACCGACGCGCGCCGGAGGTCGTCGACGTGCCGGTCCCCGGCAGGGTTCCGCTCGACGTCGACACGTGGAGAGACTACGCCGACGTCCTGCTCGCCCAGCGCACCCGGGTCGCGTCGTGA
- the alaS gene encoding alanine--tRNA ligase, which produces MPMTSDEIRETFLSFFQQREHLRLQSAPLVPTAHDPSVLLTTAGMHPLKPYFQGVEQPPATRLTSCQKCFRATDIENVGNTLRHLTCFEMLGNFSIGDYFKEEVIAFAWELSTQGFGLDPERIWVTVFGGDEELGLGADEEAIELWQKVGVPRERIVECSREDNFWQAGPTGPCGPCSELYLDRGLDFGAPDDLPAGENERFLEFWNLVFMQYDQNPVNTLAPLPSKNIDTGLGLNRFAAMLQGKESVFETDQFWPLIELGQELSGRSYGQDEATTRALRILADHSRAMTFLVADGVVPSNEDRGYILRRVMRRAIQHGRRIGIEPGFLPKFAARVEQIMGAAYPEIVEHSDAIRKWLVAEEESFGRTLEQGTKLLDELIAQAKREGEEGLGAEDVFRLHDTYGFPIDITREIAAEHDLGVDEPGFEQLMDQQRARARAGAGGKGATGDGLRERAQELAGGAAFQSEFTGYATTAQETTVGALEAEDDGRVLVKLVESPFYAAGGGQVSDSGWVECADGDCRAEVLDVLRVAGGADQVVVVRPERGALKPGEHVHAVVDRQARHATEANHTATHLLHAALRRRLGGHVRQAGSAVQPDKLRFDFTHGQALSPDELRDVEDEVNEWVLANFPVRALTTTLDEAKRLGAMALFGEKYGDVVRMVEVGDGSFSRELCGGTHVRSTAEIGLFRVTAETSSAANVRRIEAITGPAAVRLLREHDGALRDAATALRATPEQVPAEVDKLRVRVKELEKAAKQGAGAGNGALDVDALVAGATEHGGGARVVAAAIELPDPKALPDVADRLKGKLGDAAIVLGTVSDGRVHLVASVAPALVERGVKAGAIVKVAAEVTGGGGGGRDTMARAGGRDPEKLSEAIDAARTAIEAALQG; this is translated from the coding sequence ATGCCGATGACCTCTGACGAGATCCGCGAGACGTTCCTGTCGTTCTTCCAGCAGCGCGAGCACCTGCGGCTGCAGTCCGCGCCGCTGGTGCCGACCGCGCACGATCCGTCGGTGCTGCTGACGACCGCGGGCATGCACCCGCTGAAGCCCTACTTCCAGGGCGTCGAGCAGCCTCCGGCGACGCGGCTCACCAGCTGTCAGAAGTGCTTCCGCGCGACCGACATCGAGAACGTCGGCAACACGCTCCGGCACCTCACCTGCTTCGAGATGCTCGGGAACTTCTCGATCGGCGACTACTTCAAGGAAGAGGTCATCGCGTTCGCGTGGGAGCTGTCGACGCAGGGCTTCGGGCTCGACCCGGAGAGAATCTGGGTGACCGTCTTCGGCGGCGACGAGGAGCTGGGCCTCGGCGCCGACGAGGAGGCGATCGAGCTGTGGCAGAAGGTCGGCGTCCCGCGCGAGCGGATCGTCGAGTGCTCGCGTGAGGACAACTTCTGGCAGGCCGGTCCGACCGGTCCCTGCGGTCCCTGCTCGGAGCTGTACCTCGACCGCGGCCTCGACTTCGGCGCGCCCGACGACCTGCCGGCCGGCGAGAACGAGCGCTTCCTCGAGTTCTGGAACCTCGTCTTCATGCAGTACGACCAGAACCCGGTCAACACGCTCGCGCCGCTGCCGAGCAAGAACATCGACACCGGGCTCGGGCTCAACCGCTTCGCCGCGATGCTGCAGGGCAAGGAGTCGGTCTTCGAGACCGACCAGTTCTGGCCGCTGATCGAGCTCGGGCAGGAGCTGTCCGGCCGCAGCTACGGCCAGGACGAGGCGACGACGCGCGCGCTGCGGATCCTCGCCGACCACTCGCGCGCGATGACGTTCCTCGTCGCCGACGGGGTCGTCCCCTCCAACGAGGACCGCGGCTACATCCTGCGCCGCGTGATGCGCCGCGCGATCCAGCACGGCCGCCGGATCGGCATCGAGCCCGGCTTCCTGCCGAAGTTCGCCGCGCGCGTCGAGCAGATCATGGGCGCCGCCTACCCCGAGATCGTCGAGCACAGCGACGCGATCCGGAAGTGGCTCGTCGCCGAGGAGGAGAGCTTCGGCCGCACGCTGGAGCAGGGCACGAAGCTGCTCGACGAGCTGATCGCGCAGGCCAAGCGCGAGGGCGAGGAGGGCCTCGGCGCCGAGGACGTCTTCCGTCTCCACGACACGTACGGCTTCCCGATCGACATCACGCGCGAGATCGCCGCCGAGCACGACCTCGGCGTCGACGAGCCGGGCTTCGAGCAGCTGATGGACCAGCAGCGCGCGCGGGCGCGCGCCGGCGCCGGCGGCAAGGGCGCCACCGGCGACGGACTGCGCGAGCGGGCCCAGGAGCTGGCCGGCGGCGCCGCCTTCCAGAGCGAGTTCACCGGCTACGCGACGACCGCGCAGGAGACGACCGTCGGCGCGCTGGAGGCCGAGGACGACGGCCGCGTGCTCGTGAAGCTGGTCGAGTCGCCGTTCTACGCCGCCGGCGGCGGCCAGGTGTCGGACTCCGGCTGGGTCGAGTGCGCCGACGGCGACTGCAGAGCCGAGGTGCTCGACGTGCTGCGCGTCGCCGGCGGAGCCGACCAGGTCGTCGTCGTGCGACCGGAGCGCGGCGCGCTGAAGCCGGGCGAGCACGTCCACGCCGTCGTCGACCGCCAGGCGCGCCACGCGACCGAGGCCAACCACACCGCCACGCACCTGCTGCACGCGGCGCTGCGCAGACGGCTCGGCGGCCACGTCCGCCAGGCTGGCTCCGCGGTCCAGCCCGACAAGCTGCGGTTCGACTTCACGCACGGGCAGGCGCTCTCGCCCGACGAGCTGCGCGACGTCGAGGACGAGGTCAACGAGTGGGTCCTCGCCAATTTCCCCGTGCGCGCGCTGACGACGACGCTCGACGAGGCCAAGCGGCTCGGCGCGATGGCGCTGTTCGGCGAGAAGTACGGCGATGTCGTGCGGATGGTCGAGGTCGGCGACGGCTCCTTCTCGCGTGAGCTGTGCGGCGGCACGCACGTCCGCTCGACCGCAGAGATCGGCCTCTTCCGCGTCACCGCGGAGACGTCCAGCGCCGCCAACGTGCGCCGTATCGAGGCGATCACGGGTCCGGCCGCGGTGCGGCTGCTGCGCGAGCACGACGGCGCGCTGCGCGACGCCGCGACCGCACTGCGCGCGACGCCCGAGCAGGTCCCGGCCGAGGTCGACAAGCTGCGGGTTCGGGTCAAGGAGTTGGAGAAGGCGGCCAAGCAGGGCGCCGGCGCCGGCAACGGCGCACTCGACGTCGACGCGCTGGTGGCGGGCGCGACCGAGCACGGCGGCGGCGCGCGCGTCGTCGCGGCGGCGATCGAGCTGCCCGACCCGAAGGCGCTGCCGGACGTCGCGGATCGGCTCAAGGGCAAGCTCGGCGACGCCGCGATCGTCCTCGGCACGGTCTCCGACGGCAGAGTCCACCTCGTCGCGAGCGTCGCCCCGGCGCTCGTCGAGCGGGGCGTGAAGGCAGGCGCGATCGTGAAGGTCGCGGCAGAGGTGACGGGCGGCGGCGGAGGCGGTCGCGACACGATGGCGCGTGCGGGAGGCCGCGACCCAGAGAAGCTGTCCGAGGCGATCGACGCCGCCCGGACCGCGATCGAGGCTGCCCTCCAGGGCTGA
- the ruvX gene encoding Holliday junction resolvase RuvX, with protein sequence MRVLALDYGSARCGCALSDPTGTLATPIAHVERPGTRKGMARLVALVRDREVDRVVVGLPLGLSGADTAQTAEVRAFAQRLGEALGEQIPIDLYDERFTTVIAERVGGRESEDSRAAAVLLEGWLVRHGGGDG encoded by the coding sequence ATGCGCGTGCTCGCGCTCGACTATGGCAGCGCTCGCTGCGGCTGCGCGCTGAGCGACCCGACCGGCACGCTCGCGACGCCGATCGCGCACGTGGAGCGTCCCGGGACCCGCAAGGGCATGGCGCGCCTCGTCGCGCTGGTCCGCGATCGCGAGGTCGACAGGGTCGTCGTCGGCCTGCCGCTCGGCCTCTCCGGCGCGGACACCGCGCAGACCGCGGAGGTGCGCGCGTTCGCGCAGAGACTTGGCGAGGCGCTCGGGGAGCAGATCCCGATCGACCTCTACGACGAGCGCTTCACGACCGTCATCGCAGAGCGCGTCGGCGGTCGCGAGAGCGAGGACTCGCGTGCCGCCGCAGTCCTGCTCGAAGGCTGGCTGGTGCGGCACGGAGGAGGAGACGGATGA
- a CDS encoding XdhC family protein, with product MTDVLDTVATWTRRGDRVALATVVATKRSAPQPIGTKMAVNDRGELVGAVSGGCVEGAVVEVAEAILAGGPPRVLHYGIADSDAWDVGLPCGGEISIWAEDHGASPLQADFTDLARAGERVAIVTVVAGVPRPGAKLLVGVDGELGGTLGGSALDAAGLALARDALWSERGGLHAHEGVSLFVDVSAPPPRLLIVGAVDFAAQLSAVAALAGWRVFVVDPRGRFATPERFPAAERVIAAWPQAAFAELAPIDPATAVAVLTHDPKLDDAALIAALASPTGYIGAMGSRRAQARRRERLLRAGVEEAALERIAAPIGLDLGALTAAETGLSIMSEIVALRHGREGGRLAHAGGRIHDAVTA from the coding sequence ATGACCGACGTGCTCGACACCGTGGCGACGTGGACCCGTCGCGGCGATCGCGTCGCGCTGGCGACCGTCGTCGCGACGAAGCGCTCCGCGCCGCAGCCGATTGGGACGAAGATGGCCGTCAACGATCGCGGCGAGCTCGTCGGCGCGGTCTCCGGCGGCTGCGTGGAGGGCGCCGTCGTCGAGGTCGCGGAGGCGATCCTCGCGGGCGGGCCGCCGCGGGTGCTGCACTACGGCATCGCCGATTCGGATGCCTGGGACGTCGGGCTGCCGTGCGGCGGCGAGATCTCGATCTGGGCGGAGGACCACGGAGCCTCGCCGCTGCAGGCCGACTTCACCGACCTGGCTCGCGCGGGCGAGCGGGTGGCGATCGTGACCGTCGTCGCGGGCGTCCCGCGGCCGGGCGCGAAGCTGCTCGTGGGCGTCGACGGCGAGCTCGGCGGCACGCTCGGCGGCAGCGCCCTCGACGCCGCCGGGCTTGCGCTCGCGCGCGACGCGCTGTGGTCGGAGCGCGGCGGGCTGCACGCCCACGAGGGCGTGTCGCTGTTCGTCGACGTCTCGGCGCCGCCGCCGCGTCTGCTGATCGTCGGCGCCGTCGACTTCGCCGCCCAGCTGTCGGCGGTCGCGGCCCTCGCCGGCTGGCGGGTGTTCGTCGTCGATCCCCGCGGCCGCTTCGCGACGCCGGAGCGGTTCCCCGCCGCGGAGCGCGTGATCGCCGCCTGGCCCCAGGCCGCGTTCGCCGAGCTGGCTCCGATCGATCCCGCGACGGCGGTCGCGGTCCTCACGCACGACCCCAAGCTCGACGACGCGGCGCTGATCGCCGCGCTCGCCTCGCCCACAGGCTATATCGGCGCGATGGGCAGCCGGCGCGCGCAGGCGAGACGGCGAGAGCGGCTGCTGCGGGCCGGCGTCGAGGAGGCGGCGCTCGAGCGGATCGCCGCACCGATCGGCCTCGACCTCGGCGCGCTCACCGCCGCCGAGACGGGGCTGTCGATCATGAGCGAGATCGTCGCGCTGCGTCACGGCCGCGAAGGTGGCCGGCTCGCGCACGCCGGAGGCCGCATCCACGACGCGGTCACGGCGTGA